The following DNA comes from Plasmodium vivax chromosome 11, whole genome shotgun sequence.
CTTGTACACACATGTAGGCGTGTGTGCTACGTATGCAATGTAGGCGCGTCGGTACGCAGGTGGGGGTACGCGCaggtatgtacgtatgcagCACATACGCACATGGGTACTTACACGGCCAAACGACTGTCGCTGTAACTGCCCAAAACGCAAAGGTGCCAGGTGCATGCCATTTCGATCAACGCGATGTTCTGATGGGTGTACCCTCTCACAAACGTATTATTTGCATatacacaaaaggggaggggaaatgCCAAATACACGTTAAAACGATCTGGCGAAGTCTCTATGGGGGTACTTCCCTTTGTCATACTTTTGCCAAATTGGCAAAACGCTGTACTTATTTTCATGGCCTTTTTATCtagcgcttttttttttttttttttttttttccttccttgcATAGCATTCCTCTGTCaggcaaattaaaaaatatttttttcctttctcctttcacttttgaatttttgttcgtttcgttcctttttaatttttttcaccgtgTTCATTCGTTATCCcttttgtttcatttggaattttttcttcccattcgtCGTTCGTTTATGCGTTTTAGCGGTCATGTGTTTTTGCCCTTTCgcccttttgccttttcacccttttgcgtttccctttttttgcctgttttgcgtttttccagctttgttccccccccctttctgcGCGCCTCCCCTATAACCCCCTTCGTTCATCGTTTTACGCCGTTCCCAGCTTCCGCGCCCAATTTTTAAGTGCGTATTTTTTGGGCGCGTCGGACTTGGCTACTACAAAGATATACCTGCcgtgtttttcttcacttcattgatgaattaaaatttttgcatttattttagcGCTGCTTTGTGGCGAACGTTTGCTTCGTGAAGAGTTCCATGGGCAATTCGAAAAGTTGTGAGTTATGCGAATGGGCTTCGCGGGCATGAGTTTGCGTCGCTCGGGGCCCTGTACAGCATTTGAGAGAGTTCACGTGGGCGCATATGAACATGTGAAGATATACACATGCACGTGCGGATAAAGATACGCGCATGTAGCACTTGTTCGCGTGTGCTATATGTGCGCCGAGCAGCTACTGCCTTGTGTGCATAGCGTTTCAAGTGCAGGCCCGTACAGGGGTTGCAAAGGGGGGCGGCGATTTTGCCAAGTTGACGcaggatatatatatagtggCAGCGATAGTCAGGTTATTCTCGTTTTACCCCGTTGGACACGTTTAAGTGCCGCCTACGTGCCGCCTACGTGCCGCCTACGTGCCGCCTACGTGCCGCTTACGTGCCGCTTACGTGCGTATGAAGGGACCTCTGGTTTGTTCCCGCCCCCCGTCCGCGTGTTAAGTGGCGAGCGAACGTGTCGTCGTATAGCCGCAGTACCTCCCGCGCAGCTGCCTCTTATCTGCCGCATACCCCCCCCGTAGTGCCGAAGGATGAGCGAGGCGAACAGAGGGGGTGGCCAGCAggagggagggaaaaacgaCGGCGCGGCGTTCAACACCACAGGAAAGGGTGGCGGTATGTACCAAGCAAGTCCAAACGAGGGGAACAAGTACCTGTACAATAACGCCAATTATGGAGGGTATGGCGCTCCAGGAAGTGGTTTAAGCAGTCTGCAAAATTTTGGCGCGTTGAATAGTCCCCACAGTGGCTATCCAAATGGTTACCAAAATGGCTATCAAAATGGCTATCAAAGTGGCTACCCGGGTGGGGGGTACCAAAATATGGCCTACCAAATGGGTGGGAACCCAAGTGGAAGTTACTCAAATTTCCAGAGCGGAAACTACGCCTATAGTAAGAATGAGAATTATTTCTCAAATTTTAACCCCAGTGGGGATAGCACTAGTTACAGTCAGGCGAAGGATTGTGGTAACGCTAAGGAGGTGCCCGAAGAGGAGGCGAAGAAGAATGATAAGCAGACGGACCCACCAGGTGGCAACCCAAATAACGATGACAAGTATGTAGAGATGTACATCAACAAGGTGAAGGAGATTTACTACTTCCACGTGTTTTACCATTATCTAAAATTAGGCTACCCAGAAAAGGAAGCCTCCATGGAAtcgaaaaaatacattttcataACGTTGAGCAGATACTTCCTCTTAGTGAAGAATGCCATCTTGTCATCAGCAGAATCGATTAAGCAGATAAATAATTGTGTGTCTTCAAATTTGGGCTACTATCAACAGCAGACAAACCTGCAGGAGTTTTTACTCAATCAGCAGGCTAATTTACAGAGCATGAATTTGGGTACGTTAAACATTGGGAATATTAATTTGCCTTTGAGTGATCATGAGAAGTTGGGCGATCTGTCTAAGCTAAATTGTGGTGAGGCTGGGAGTGGGCAACCCCGGGTGGGTGAAGCACCACAGGGGAGTACCCCCCCGAACAGTACCCTTCAGGCGAATGACTCGACGGACGTGCAAAGTGGGAACAACCAAAATAATGTGTACAATTTTAaggcggaaaaaattaacaatatgATAGACTCAATcgaagaaatgaagaagctaagcaaaaataaaaaaatgaataaatacaCTTATGATGAGCATACCAGCGGGGTAGGTGGAGAGGCCAACAACGGCATGATTAACGCCGGCAAGAATTGCAAAGACTATTCGTTTAGCAATAATgaggaggcgaaaaagaaaattagcTTTTCCCTGAGTAagtcaaaaaataaattatttcaaatgtATAACAGAGGTGGGAATGACCCTAGTCGGAGGACTGCCGGTGAGGAAGCTGGTGAGGGTGGCCTCTTCACTGATGAAGGTAGGAACAACGATCGGAAGGTGCAGGGTGGTAGTATGTATCCCCCCGCTGCGGTTATGATGAAGGGCCCAAGTCAAGTTGCAGGGAATAACTTTGTCAGTGTATTTCCGTATGATCAGCAGCGCAGTCGTAATGATGGGGGGGGTGATCCCACTGGCGGGAGTGACTTCCCCGAGAGGGCTCAAATGAAAGGGGGCCCCGGGGGGTATGCGAACCGAGCAAGGGAAAGTAACGCACATGACGGGTTTAACCACGACGGGGTGGGCAGTTACGCAGGTGGAGAGCACGTAAAGGGAAGCAGCAATGGTTTTCACCTGAGCAGTCAAGCGGTGAAGGCGAACGATGAAGGTGTGGCGAATAGCAAGTACAAAAGGAATGGTGCGTCAGGTTTTGGCAATGTTAGTTACGCTTCTTATGGTGGCGAGAGGGAGTCTCATTTGTTCCCAAACGGGATGCATATCAAAGGCGCTTATGACGCGAGCGGCAATCGCCTTGGCCGGATGGGTCACCGGGGAGGGACCGGCAAGGAGCAGTTCGTGCCAGGCGCTAAGCAGAGGTATGACGGGAAGCACACGGCGGGCGATGAAGGCAGCGACGTGGAGGAGCGGCAGCAACTTGCGCAAATGGCGCAGCAAGGGAGGGACGGCTGCTTTTATAAAGATGTAGGCGGCAGGAAGGACGCTACTGACAGGTACAGAGTGCAGAAGGAGGGCATTCGGGAGGGCGAGGACCTGGACAGGGGCAATCGGGGCGTCCATAACGAGGGGGACTACGATGGGGACTACGCCGCGGATAACCTCAGCAGTGGCCTTCTCAGCGGGGGTAGCAGGTTTCCCCAGGTTGCGAGGGGGCACAGGACTTCCGCGGAGGAGGAACCCCCCGACGGACTGAAAAAGTGTGACACCTTTAAGATTTACATAAACAACATACAGGAGGAGTTCAAGGAGGAATGCAAGAACGCCGATTTTGCGAAGATCCTGAAGGAGTTCATTAGCAGGCTAGTAGCTTGGAACAGGAAGAGAGCCACGAACACGAGGTTTTGGAGGTTCAACGTGATGCCAACGAAGGAGGATATCTTCGCCATGGACATGCTCTTCTTCACGCGCAGaagtaattctttttttttttttttttttttttttcgcgcgtTGGAGGGAGTTGGAGCGGCGGTGGGGCCGAGCAACCTGTGCGACCCGTCCAGCGTTCTACCGCTCCATGTTGTGTTGCTCCACTTTGCTGCTCCACTTTGCTGCTCCACTTTGCTGCTAACCACTTTGCTGCTCCACTTTGCTGCTAACCACTTTGCTTcgccccccctgcagaaGGCAAAAAGCGGTACGCGGCGAACGACGAGGACAACGACATGGAGTACGGCCTCAACTTCAGcgacaagaagaagaagctaagCGCGGAGGAAATCGAGAGCAGGGATAGGCGGCTGGAAAAGTATGGGGATGTCtccaaggggaggaagaacgAGCAGGCGGACAGCTCATTTTACCTTGATTACAGCGGAGCGCACGATGGGGATCACAGTGACTACAACACGCTGGAGAAGCTGCTCGACAAGTACAATTTCTCCAGCTGCTATAAGAATAAGAATTTTGTGGGGCTGTGCAAGAGCATtcagaagttttttttcaggCTGACGTCTCTCCCGGAGCGGAAAAATGTAATGGCGTAgttggagggggggaggcccgTCTACCAGATTGGCCCCCCCGTATTGCCTTGTACATGCCGATGCGTTGTATAGTCTCGTTTAGCTATTATTTTCTCCTTGcgttaccgcttcaccgccgcTGCACCGCTTCCCTCCCACAGGTGAGAAGCTTCTCCGTGATAAAGTGCACCTACGCGTACGTGCTGCACAAGTACAACCAGGATAGGAACTACAAGTACATCAACGAGCAGTTCAGGTCCATGCGCCAAGACATGAACATCCAAAACATTTTCCACGACGACGTCGTCAACATATATGAGACGAACATCAGGATCTGCATCGTGAATAATGACCTTTTCCAGTTCCTGCAGTGCATCAACAAGCTCTTCGAGTTGTACCAGCGGCTGAACATAAAGAAGTCCAAGGTAGGCGGGGCCTCGGTTGGGCTGCCGGGTGGTCGATCGTCATCCGATAACCCGTGGCTTTACCGCGTCTCCTCACCGCCAACCGGCAGCTTTACCGCCTATCCCCTCACCACTTCCCATCCACTTCCCTGCACCACTTCCCCTCACCGCGCAGGTCGAATTCCTGTGCTACAAGCTGATCTACCTGACCCTCCAGAACATGCACCAGGAGTTCCTCGTGGAATACCTAACGCTGAGCGACGAGGAGAAGAGCCACGAAAACGTGCAGCTCTGCTACTACCTCAACGAGTGCatcaaaaacaaaatgtatttaGTAAACATCAATATGGTGTCCCCCCTAGACGACGAAGCGAACCATTTGTACATCTATAAGAGAGTGTTCATCAACGAGCACATTTTGACGTACCTGCCTAGCCTCATGGGGTTGAGTGAGAATAGGGATTTGAACGTCAATATGAATTTGCTAATCCAGTTCGTGAAAGAGCACAGTGAGGTGAAGACTGAGGAGGTGGCGGAATGTTCTGAAGGTGGTGCAGGCGCGAAGAGGGACGCTGTAAGGATGCCCTATCTGACCAACTACCTGATCGTTTTGTTCCTGCCCAAGTACCGGCTCCTGGCactcataaatatatgcatgtaaGGGGTGTGACGCCTCTGTGGAGGGTTTCCACCGTGAGCCCTTGCCCATTTGCATGATTCTTTTAAGCATATGAATGAACCGTTTAAGCGTATGCATGAGCAGCTTCCTCATTGTTGCCCGTCACTACCATATGGCTACCACCATTTGTTTGCCTCTTTCCCCCGCCCCTCTCCAGGACCAGCATCAAGGTCGGCCTGCCCACCCTGACGAAGCTGCTGAACTTCCAGAACGACGAAACGTGTCTCAGCTTCCTCGAAGAGGTAAACAcgattatgaaaaataacgAAGTGATAAGCAAGCCCTCCCTGGACAACCTGATGAagtccccccttttgaagaaTAAGTACATTAATCATATCAGGTGAGGAGAAGTGGCGCGGAATGGAATGCACTATACCCCTGCGTGGGGGTgtcccttttattttttatttattttttttttttttttttttttttattgtcatTGTGGAAGTGCACTGAGTATGCCCCCCAGGTGTGCCATTCGCGTTCGTGGCAGTTTCTTCTCCCCGGTTAGCccgtttcatttttttttttttttagtgtatGTGTTGTATGTATAAGTACACGTATATGTATGCCTATACCCATACGTATGTGTATACCTATACGTATGTGTGTAGTTCGCCCCGCACACGTGCATACCGCACACGCGGCGAGTGGTCATGCACCAACGCAGTTAAGCGGAGTGACTTGTTTTGCCCCCCCGCCCAGTCGCCGAGGGCACCGCGGGGCGCGTGCAGCTAAGGATTTGGAGATGCGCAAGGTGTGCAAGGTGCGCAAGAAGCGCAAGAAGCGTTTATGGCGCCGATTAAGTCACAAAGGGTAGAAGAGGGAAACgcgcaaaattaaaaaataaaaaaaaaaaaaaaaaaagggaatgctCCGTTAATCTGCACGCAGAGAAGTTCCTCTACGAGTAGGGGTAACCCCTTCGTGCGAATCTCGAGCAAACGGATGGCCCCCTTCTCCGCGCCGCTCCTTCTACCCCGCTTCCAATTCTTGATGGGGCAAGCCCCTTTCCCGCACGACGTGCAGCGGAATTGCATACACGGGGTGCATTTGTCGTAGGGCCAAGCCCCCCCCGCCGTCTGATCCGTGCAGGTTGTCTATCAAGCTTAGCGCGGCGAGGCCGAAGAAGGTGTGGCAAATGTCGGGCAGGCAATCTGGATTGTCACTTATGCCGCCATTATCTAAGTCCTGGCAGAGAAggatgtaattttttaaggcATCTTTATTTAcccatttgtattttcccAACAGAATTAATGAGGAGAAGATCCACCATGAGTAGCATGTGtctgttaatttttctgcacGTCCATTGAACCCTCCATTATTTGTTTGCCGTAAACTTAGCCActctcctatttttttttcattaattaggtgcatttttttaattaaaaatagagTTGCCACTGCACAGAAGACGCTGGCAGCATGGGGTTCATTTCCACTGGTCCAGGAGAATCCATTTTGGCAAATGGCATAATTGGTTAAAATGTAcgaagcaattttttccgTTGACACTTGGCTGAGTTGGTTTAGGATTGTTAGGCAGCTGACTGCGCTGTATACAAAGCGGGTGTCGACTTCCCCCCAAATGTCCCCCTTAAAGGAGCCGTCTTCATTGAGCAGGGTCAGGATATATTCCGTGGTGCTCTCTGTTATGCTCTTTTTCTTTGGTGGGTTGTTACCTCCATTGGTGGAATCCCCCCCCTGATGGAGATACGGGTTGAACCCGTCAAACGAATGGTTAAGCAGGAGGAGAGACAAAATCGCGTGGTGAGTTGACACAACATGAGAGTCATATTTTGTGTTGTTCCCAAAGCCCCCATCGGCATTCTGGCACTGCAAAATGAAGTGGATGAATTCCTCCCTTTTCTCAATTTGGTGGGACAGAATTTTGCAAGAGCAGATGTAGTAGAACACGCCGCACATCTTCAGCGTTTCGTTGAATATGAGTTCTTCTGCGTTTGCAGCGGCGGTGTAGGTGGTCAGGTAGCTTACGTGTTTGCCTTTTACGAACTTGATTGCGGCCATCTTTTGCTTCGCCGGGGGGTTACGCGGTGAGGGGGCGGGGCGACATGCGCGTACGCAAGGGCGAAGTTATGTTTCTCAATTTGTtgcgtttccttttttctctttttttgggCGGCCCTTCTCACCTCGCCATTCCGTGCATTCGATTGCGGCGGAGAAGGGGAAACGCTCGGGAGGCCTCAAATTTTCGGGGAAATGTCGCAATGTagtggagggggggggcctATCCACAGCTGCTTCGTTGAGGCGGGATAACAGATCAGCGTGCGGATTGGCTCGAAATGTGGCGATAACGTTGTAGGGGTGGGCACTAAAATGGGCACTCGAGCACTCCAAATGGCATGTGTGGGGATGTACGCACACGGAGATGCCCCCAGTTGAACCCACGGTGCGGTGAAGAACCTTTTCAGCTGCACGACCCCACCGCCCATATTTAAAGAGGACCCGCACATGGGTGGATGGGATGGCTAGCTTGCGGCTGCGTTCGTTGGTGCTAAAAggcccagggggggagcggctacccatttgattttttttttttttaagcgaaATTGTGCGAGTTAAAGGGGACCTTATGGTTAGTAATTTACCGCATGTGTTAGTAAGTGGGAAGTTCGCTAGAGCGACTTTGTtgtacttctcctttttcgcggtttttttttttttttttttttttgtgcacgGGGGAAGAGATACATTTTGGAAGAGTTGCTTCGGCACATCATTTCGCGACGGCAGTTTTGTGGCAATCGGTAAGCGGCACGCGGAACAAACCACGCGCGCATGGCAGACGCGAGAGaaatgaggagaaaaatgaaaggcAGCCAAAACGGAAAtgttcaaattatttttgcgGAAGGGACACGACGCCTTGGCAGTGCTTGTCCTTTTGTCCCTATTTGTGAAGGGGAGCTCAGATGCGGTGGTCAGCGCCTTGAGTAGGTTTCGCAGAAGGGATGGAGGAGCGACCCATCGTTGGTGTAAACCCGTTCAGCAGTCCTTCCTGACGAGTGGGGGCCACACTAGAAAATCGATCTTTAGGACTTCCAGTCgaaagcaaaacaaagtGAAGACATTTCGACTGATGGGAAGCAACGTGTTCGCcaacaaaaatgtagagtTAGAGAATTACCGGAACATCGGCATCATCGCACATATAGATGCAGGAAAAACGACGACGACGGAGAGGATACTATACTACAcaaatgttattaaaaaaataggggaaGTACACGAGGGGATGTCAACGATGGATTATCTAGACATAGAAAGGGAGAAGGGAATAACCATCAACGCTGCGGTGACTACTTGCTACTGGAAtgggagtgaaaaaaatttaggagATTACAGAATTAACATAATTGATACTCCAGGGCATGTAGATTTCACAGcggaggtggaaaaaagtTTACGGGTTCTTGACGGTGGTGTGGTTGTGTTTGATAGTAGCGAAGGGGTGGAATCTCAGTCGGAGACTGTCTGGAAGCAAGCCAACAGGTATAATATTAGCCGAATTATATTTCTCAATAAATTGGACAAAGTGGGGGCCAATTTCGAGTCCTGCatagaagaaataaaaagaaaattaaataaaaagatacTCATTCTGTTTGTGCCCGTTTTTGAAATGACCAATTTTGTTAGCACAATTGACATTTTAAGGGAACAAATgattgtatataaaaatgcacacgAATTTGTGTATGAAAATATTCCAAAGAGTCATTatgatacatttttaaaatataaaaatatgctgtTTGAGCAAATCGCTGAGAAGTTTAACTCCTTTTTGGACGTCTACTTGAGTGATAAGCCTATCAAAGTGGAAGAGGTGGAGCAGTACATTCGGAAGTTGGTcgtggaggaaaaatacaACGTTGTTATGTGCGGCTCTGCtttgaaaaataagaacGTACATATGCTGCTGGACTCGGTCGTGAAGTATCTGCCCTCTCCAATTGATTCGATACAGAATTATAAGAAGCAGGTCATTTTCAAGCATGATGTTAATaagcggggggagaagaTATCCCCCCTTCAGCTTCCcaccgcgggggggaagcagcagtTTGGTGCGGCCACGAGGGAGGGGGGCACTCCAGGTGGGGAGGTCACTCCTGGTGGGGGAGCCGCTCCTAGTGGGGGAGCCACTTCCGATAAGGGGACACACCTGCAGGTTACCTCCTGCAGCGTGGCGAAGCCGAATGATCAAATGTCGGAAGAACTAAACCAcctgaacataaaaaatttcaagaGGAAAGTAGTCGCGctgatttacaaaattatgaatgaCCAGCATTTgggaaatataaattacGTGCGCATTTACGAAGGGCAAATAAATAGGGGAGATTACCTCTATAACAACAGAACGAAGaggagtgaaaaaatttcgaaaatatttttcatacaCTCCAGTGAAAAGTACGAACTGGAAAATGCGCGAGCAGGGGATATCGTAGGCCTCGTTGGATTGAAGGACACGCAAATTGGAGACACGTTAAGCAGCACTTTCCTCAGGgcggaattaaaaaaaattaaagaaattcCCCCGATTATCAGCTtctatatttacaataaaaataaaaatgaatacgaAAAGTTAATTAACGCGTTGATGAAGATTAAGAAGGAGGACCATTCCTTCTTTTACCACATCAATCCGGACACGAAAGATTTGCTAATCAGTGGCGTGGGGGAACTCCACTTgcaaattattattaacaaaattgagaaGGATTTTAATATCCCCATCATTTATGGGCAGCCGCAAATTTCCTACAAGGAAACCTTCGTTGAAAACGTCGAGGCCAGGGGCAAGTACATCAAGCAGTCAGGCGGGCGGGGGCAGTATGGGGACGTCCACATTAAGATCGAGCCGATGTACAGCTaccaggaggaggaaggggaagaagcagacgaagggggaggaagcggagaAAGCGGAGAAAGCGGAGAAAGCGGCAACGGGGAGAGGCATAACGATGAGCAGAACTCCAAACAGGCGGAAGATCGAAGCGGTGAACAGGACGCAGACAGAAACAGCATGAACATTGACACGTCCGAAGTGaacaataatattattataaagaacGAAATAACCTGTGGGGCCATTCCCTCGGCGTACTTCGACGCGATCTATACGGGGATACGGGAGCAGTGCAACTTGGGCGTTCTCTCAAACTCGCCACTGATAAATATTATTGTGAGGATCGTGGACGGGTCGTTCCACCCCGTCGACAGCAACGAGCATGCGTTCAAGTTGGCTGCGGGGATCGCCATTCGGGAGGCTGCGCGGAAGACGTCCGTTCGGCTGCTCGAGCCGATGATGAACGTAGGGAGGCGGTGatgtggtgaagcggcgaagcggcggagcggtCGACGTATGCACGGCTCCAACGCAACGCCATCCACATGGAACCGCATACACGTGGAACCGCTTACCCGTGGAACCGCTTACCCGTGGAACCGCTTACCCGTGGAACCGCTTACCCATGGAACCGCTCACACATTTGCGCGcgcccctctccccctttgcagctcAACGTGTCCGTGCCCACTGAGTACCTGGGAGACGTCATCAGCGACTTGGTTAAAAAGAGGGGCAAAATACAGCACATCGATGAAAGTAAGAATTTGCGAGCGACAAGCGCGCGACAGTGCTTCGCATTGGATGGCGCAAGTTACGTTCGTGCGTCATGGCGAGGGTGAAATTTACTACATGCGCGTCCCTTTGCGCATACCCCTTTTATGCACACCCAAATCAGGCGATGAATACACCAAGGAAATAGTCGCGAGAGCACCCATGGCTTCCATCCTTTCCTACGTTAGCGACTTGCGGAAAATAACCAAGGGGCGAGgttataatttttgcatttaaaaCGTTTTCGTGTCTCGCGTCTGAATGGGAGCAAATGGGTAGTAGACTTCTCTGCGCCAGGCGAAATGGTGTATCATTGCGcactgtaatttttttttttcgccccgcAGGAAATTACACCATGACGCTTCACAAGTACGCCCTGGTGCCGCAGTACATCCAGGAGCAAATTTTGCAGAAGAAGGagtgaggaggagaagcggtgaggaggagaagcggtgaggaggagaagcggtgaggaggagaagcggtgaggaggagaagcggtgaggaggagaagcggtgaggaggagaagcggtgaggaggagaagcggtgaggaggagaagcggtgaggaggagaagcggtgagaaGGCGAAGTGGTGACGTGGAGAATTACCGCGATGCCGAAGTGGTAACGTGGTGTAACATGATCGCCCTTAATTTTTAAGTTGACAAGCGAAACACTctccattttaaattttggcttttttttttttttttttttgaagttatttcgaaaaaaaatatgaacagttcatatttttttttttttttttgtttacaaatatttttccgttgtttttagcttttctcgttttgtctttttgcctggcttcctttttttctccattcaTTATACGAAATGGGAACGAAGGACGTGTGTTCCTCCCAGTTTGAAAGTAAACGTTCATTcgttttaccttttttagcAGTGTTACGTTTTAGGTCAATTTGATTGGCACATGCTGGGACGAAATTGGGAAAAATcgcgcgcaaaaaaaaggagtcgaTTTTCATCCTTTTAGCAAAATGTAGGGTTTGTTCAGAGTGCTTATTTCACTGCGATTTTGTTTCCCCGGTTGGGACGCTAGTGGGTACGCCCGTGGAgactccccttttgggggaaCTATTCCATGTGCGCCTTGCGCAGATTGGCTATGCCACATGGGGTGCTAAGCAAAAAGTTCGTTTGTGTCAATTTTGTGGGAGCGCTTTTCCGGTTGGCATGCTACGCTGTGAGGAGCTCCCGGGTGTGTAAGGGGTGGTAACCCGTTTGGCCATTTGGTAAAGGGTAAGAAAAGGAAGTGGGTCACCCTACACTTAGGTGCATATATACgtaggtaattttttttcaccaaatggTGTGAAGAACAGTTTATTGGAGTCCTTTCCCAGGTTCTGTCTCCCaatccgcttcctc
Coding sequences within:
- a CDS encoding hypothetical protein, conserved (encoded by transcript PVX_113295A), with translation MSEANRGGGQQEGGKNDGAAFNTTGKGGGMYQASPNEGNKYLYNNANYGGYGAPGSGLSSLQNFGALNSPHSGYPNGYQNGYQNGYQSGYPGGGYQNMAYQMGGNPSGSYSNFQSGNYAYSKNENYFSNFNPSGDSTSYSQAKDCGNAKEVPEEEAKKNDKQTDPPGGNPNNDDKYVEMYINKVKEIYYFHVFYHYLKLGYPEKEASMESKKYIFITLSRYFLLVKNAILSSAESIKQINNCVSSNLGYYQQQTNLQEFLLNQQANLQSMNLGTLNIGNINLPLSDHEKLGDLSKLNCGEAGSGQPRVGEAPQGSTPPNSTLQANDSTDVQSGNNQNNVYNFKAEKINNMIDSIEEMKKLSKNKKMNKYTYDEHTSGVGGEANNGMINAGKNCKDYSFSNNEEAKKKISFSLSKSKNKLFQMYNRGGNDPSRRTAGEEAGEGGLFTDEGRNNDRKVQGGSMYPPAAVMMKGPSQVAGNNFVSVFPYDQQRSRNDGGGDPTGGSDFPERAQMKGGPGGYANRARESNAHDGFNHDGVGSYAGGEHVKGSSNGFHLSSQAVKANDEGVANSKYKRNGASGFGNVSYASYGGERESHLFPNGMHIKGAYDASGNRLGRMGHRGGTGKEQFVPGAKQRYDGKHTAGDEGSDVEERQQLAQMAQQGRDGCFYKDVGGRKDATDRYRVQKEGIREGEDLDRGNRGVHNEGDYDGDYAADNLSSGLLSGGSRFPQVARGHRTSAEEEPPDGLKKCDTFKIYINNIQEEFKEECKNADFAKILKEFISRLVAWNRKRATNTRFWRFNVMPTKEDIFAMDMLFFTRRKGKKRYAANDEDNDMEYGLNFSDKKKKLSAEEIESRDRRLEKYGDVSKGRKNEQADSSFYLDYSGAHDGDHSDYNTLEKLLDKYNFSSCYKNKNFVGLCKSIQKFFFRLTSLPERKNVRSFSVIKCTYAYVLHKYNQDRNYKYINEQFRSMRQDMNIQNIFHDDVVNIYETNIRICIVNNDLFQFLQCINKLFELYQRLNIKKSKVEFLCYKLIYLTLQNMHQEFLVEYLTLSDEEKSHENVQLCYYLNECIKNKMYLVNINMVSPLDDEANHLYIYKRVFINEHILTYLPSLMGLSENRDLNVNMNLLIQFVKEHSEVKTEEVAECSEGGAGAKRDAVRMPYLTNYLIVLFLPKYRLLALINICMTSIKVGLPTLTKLLNFQNDETCLSFLEEVNTIMKNNEVISKPSLDNLMKSPLLKNKYINHIR
- a CDS encoding geranylgeranyltransferase, putative (encoded by transcript PVX_113290A) produces the protein MAAIKFVKGKHVSYLTTYTAAANAEELIFNETLKMCGVFYYICSCKILSHQIEKREEFIHFILQCQNADGGFGNNTKYDSHVVSTHHAILSLLLLNHSFDGFNPYLHQGGDSTNGGNNPPKKKSITESTTEYILTLLNEDGSFKGDIWGEVDTRFVYSAVSCLTILNQLSQVSTEKIASYILTNYAICQNGFSWTSGNEPHAASVFCAVATLFLIKKMHLINEKKIGEWLSLRQTNNGGFNGRAEKLTDTCYSWWIFSSLILLGKYKWVNKDALKNYILLCQDLDNGGISDNPDCLPDICHTFFGLAALSLIDNLHGSDGGGGLALRQMHPVYAIPLHVVRERGLPHQELEAG
- a CDS encoding elongation factor G, putative (encoded by transcript PVX_113285A; Apicoplast targeted protein. Curated by Stuart Ralph, Walter and Eliza Hall Institute of Medical Research, Australia.), whose amino-acid sequence is MFKLFLRKGHDALAVLVLLSLFVKGSSDAVVSALSRFRRRDGGATHRWCKPVQQSFLTSGGHTRKSIFRTSSRKQNKVKTFRLMGSNVFANKNVELENYRNIGIIAHIDAGKTTTTERILYYTNVIKKIGEVHEGMSTMDYLDIEREKGITINAAVTTCYWNGSEKNLGDYRINIIDTPGHVDFTAEVEKSLRVLDGGVVVFDSSEGVESQSETVWKQANRYNISRIIFLNKLDKVGANFESCIEEIKRKLNKKILILFVPVFEMTNFVSTIDILREQMIVYKNAHEFVYENIPKSHYDTFLKYKNMLFEQIAEKFNSFLDVYLSDKPIKVEEVEQYIRKLVVEEKYNVVMCGSALKNKNVHMLLDSVVKYLPSPIDSIQNYKKQVIFKHDVNKRGEKISPLQLPTAGGKQQFGAATREGGTPGGEVTPGGGAAPSGGATSDKGTHLQVTSCSVAKPNDQMSEELNHLNIKNFKRKVVALIYKIMNDQHLGNINYVRIYEGQINRGDYLYNNRTKRSEKISKIFFIHSSEKYELENARAGDIVGLVGLKDTQIGDTLSSTFLRAELKKIKEIPPIISFYIYNKNKNEYEKLINALMKIKKEDHSFFYHINPDTKDLLISGVGELHLQIIINKIEKDFNIPIIYGQPQISYKETFVENVEARGKYIKQSGGRGQYGDVHIKIEPMYSYQEEEGEEADEGGGSGESGESGESGNGERHNDEQNSKQAEDRSGEQDADRNSMNIDTSEVNNNIIIKNEITCGAIPSAYFDAIYTGIREQCNLGVLSNSPLINIIVRIVDGSFHPVDSNEHAFKLAAGIAIREAARKTSVRLLEPMMNLNVSVPTEYLGDVISDLVKKRGKIQHIDESDEYTKEIVARAPMASILSYVSDLRKITKGRGNYTMTLHKYALVPQYIQEQILQKKE